In Apium graveolens cultivar Ventura chromosome 10, ASM990537v1, whole genome shotgun sequence, the following are encoded in one genomic region:
- the LOC141693877 gene encoding uncharacterized protein LOC141693877 isoform X2: protein MRKIMSVLSSYSKLGKILLCSQNPALLANEERIHKFLLQSTRVWNKLESFKASYEAVDLGKDICKKQQSRRSSSVLSFTMNNLHLVQLNGEKESNMMARKLIQADKKTELQPNPCSSKSCSTYVGTKTIQDLNIIPKDFAVESQRHSVNECDMMVTKPKQAEEGTKFHLNYNCGRSSAPHLGWKARRRLNLLNEDEEERRIRRVLANRESARQAILRRQAHLQELARRAAELECENNNLKKEKELALKKYQSLRSTNEILKAQLKLKKVTVNVEVAETQEALKFKNARKPTPTCKSTPELYLSNQPSSLPYVVPFIIPGSVFVQSAPQNGILNTSQIYTTTHGKTSFLSEHKNPVGINVPGTPYILPHPWLFPLPYYANGVQSLDFASKRYISKESSTSSFQRTVADVKDDQRFPLKTVRGEASASTKKIGPSVEVYSGKASGKKHAHKHKVRSEGNKETVIGSSARQMDTIKSSSKFITSAAATGSSSQKNEDTTDGSLLQGQMDAFTAAEARKRRKEVIKTKNFHYARRSHVKI from the exons ATGAGGAAAATCATGAGTGTCTTATCGTCCTACTCCAAACTAGGAAAAATATTATTGTGTTCTCAAAATCCAGCCTTGCTAGCAAATGAGGAGAG AATCCACAAGTTTCTATTACAATCCACAAGAGTCTGGAACAAACTTGAAAGCTTCAAGGCTTCATATGAGGCGGTGGACTTGGGGAAAGATATTTGCAAAAAACAACAATCAAGAAGAAGCAGTAGTGTTCTTAGTTTCACAATG AATAATTTACATTTAGTTCAGCTAAATGGTGAAAAGGAAAGTAATATGATGGCGAGAAAGCTGATACAGGCTGACAAAAAAACTGAACTTCAACCAAATCCTTGTAGCAGCAAAAGTTGTTCTACATATGTTGGCACCAAGACAATACAAGATTTGAACATTATCCCAAAG GATTTTGCAGTTGAAAGTCAGCGACATTCTGTAAATGAATGTGATATGATGGTTACAAAACCAAAACAGGCAGAGGAAGGTACCAAATTTCATCTAAATTACAATTGTGGGAGAAGTTCTGCACCGCATCTTGGCTGGAAGGCTAGAAGGAGATTAAACTTGCTAAATGAG GATGAGGAGGAACGGAGAATCCGTCGGGTGTTAGCGAACAGAGAGTCAGCCAGACAGGCAATTCTTAGGAGGCAG GCTCATCTTCAGGAGCTAGCAAGAAGAGCTGCTGAACTAGAATGCGAAAATAACAATCTAAAGAAG GAAAAAGAGCTGGCCCTGAAAAAGTATCAATCTTTAAGGAGCACTAATGAGATCTTAAAAGCTCAG CTGAAATTGAAAAAGGTGACAGTAAATGTTGAAGTCGCAGAAACTCAAGAAGCTTTGAAGTTTAAAAATGCTCGCAAACCAACTCCAACATGTAAAAGTACTCCAGAACTTTATCTATCTAACCAGCCATCCAGTTTGCCATATGTCGTGCCATTTATTATTCCAGGTTCAGTTTTTGTCCAGTCTGCACCTCAAAATGGTATTCTAAATACGTCACAAATTTACACGACAACACATGGCAAGACTTCTTTTCTATCTGAGCATAAAAATCCCGTAGGGATAAATGTACCAGGGACTCCATATATACTCCCCCACCCTTGGTTGTTTCCTCTACCATATTATGCTAATGGAGTTCAGTCATTGGACTTTGCTAGTAAACGTTATATAAGTAAAGAGTCCAGTACCAGTTCATTTCAGAGGACTGTAGCTGATGTGAAGGACGATCAAAGATTCCCGCTCAAAACTGTAAGAGGTGAAGCTTCTGCCTCAACAAAAAAAATTGGACCTTCAGTAGAAGTGTACTCTGGAAAGGCTTCGGGGAAAAAACATGCTCATAAGCATAAAGTGAGATCAGAAGGAAACAAGGAAACTGTTATTGGTTCAAGTGCGAGGCAGATGGATACCATAAAGAGTAGTAGTAAATTCATAACTTCTGCAGCTGCTACCGGTAGTTCATCACAAAAAAATGAGGACACAACTGATGGTAGTCTGCTTCAGGGGCAAATGGATGCTTTTACAGCAGCAGAGGCCAGGAAGAGGAGGAAGGAAGTCATTAAAACGAAGAACTTTCACTATGCTCGTCGATCTCATGTTAAGATTTGA
- the LOC141693388 gene encoding subtilisin-like protease SBT4.15, protein MKNYIKITALFMFFNLALLISASFDTSDNERKPYIVYMGELPEWSGKTMEDHHHDILSDAIGDEKIARESKIYSYSRSFNGFVARLLPHEATYLSKKEGVVSVFPNTIQKLQTTRSWDFLGLTDDIEKTKRNPKGESNLIIGVLDTGIYVQSPSFDDKGFGPPPPKWKGKCAKASNFTGCNNKVIGAQYFNLAGSLDEQLSPVDTEGHGTHTASTAAGNVVKGASLYGLAQGTAKGAVPSARIAAYKVCWSVGCQDMDMLAAFDAAIADGVDVISVSIGGPARVYFEDSMAIGAFHAMKKGIMTVCAAGNLGPDTSTIQNVAPWIFTAAASSIDRQFETDVTLGNGMTVKGISINTYSPTKQMFSLTSGTLAANSSTGGASYLNASECEEDSLSAMKVKGKIVYCLGSNGQDTTISENKGAGIIMSGDDSYSDEVAFSYLIPATVVNQKDGQNIDLYINSTRVAKGIIHKSRSTNMTNAPFIASFSSRGPQSISMNILKPDIAAPGLSILAAYSPLVTLTGGKTDDRFSIYNIISGTSMSTPHVAGAIAYVKSFHPAWSPSAVKSALMTTATPMKVKPMEAELATGAGQINPTKALDPGLIYEMNPGSYIRFLCKEGYNSTTIRTITGGKHLHDCSTLRGRGFDGLNYPSMQIQLSPNSTKFSASFFRTVTNVGSGRSEYEAKVMSPQGVSVNVVPKKLVFERPHQKRAFKVVVTGKFGEDKSQVLSGSLEWSDSIHNVKSPILICKTFYQQ, encoded by the exons ATGAAGAATTATATAAAGATAACAGCGTTGTTCATGTTCTTTAACCTGGCATTGTTGATCAGTGCGTCGTTCGACACCAGTGACAATGAAAGAAAG CCTTACATAGTATACATGGGAGAGCTACCAGAATGGAGTGGCAAAACCATGGAGGATCACCACCATGACATTCTTTCGGATGCAATTGGGGA TGAGAAGATTGCGCGCGAATCCAAGATTTACAGCTACAGCAGAAGCTTCAATGGGTTTGTAGCACGGTTGTTGCCTCATGAAGCAACATATCTATCAA AAAAAGAGGGAGTTGTATCAGTATTTCCCAACACTATACAAAAACTGCAAACTACAAGGTCATGGGATTTTCTGGGATTGACGGATGATATAGAAAAAACTAAGAGAAATCCCAAGGGTGAGAGCAACCTTATTATCGGCGTTCTAGATACAG GAATCTATGTACAGTCACCCAGCTTCGATGATAAAGGCTTTGGACCTCCTCCGCCCAAATGGAAAGGCAAATGTGCCAAGGCTTCCAATTTCACTGGATGCAACAA CAAAGTAATAGGAGCACAATATTTCAATCTTGCCGGCAGCCTCGACGAACAATTAAGTCCAGTGGACACCGAGGGGCATGGGACGCACACCGCCTCTACAGCAGCGGGTAACGTAGTCAAGGGTGCAAGCTTGTACGGCTTAGCCCAAGGCACAGCTAAAGGCGCGGTGCCATCAGCCCGAATAGCAGCATATAAAGTGTGTTGGAGCGTAGGCTGCCAAGATATGGACATGTTGGCTGCATTTGATGCAGCCATAGCTGACGGGGTTGATGTTATTTCAGTATCCATAGGAGGCCCGGCCCGAGTCTACTTTGAAGATTCAATGGCCATTGGGGCTTTTCATGCTATGAAGAAGGGAATTATGACAGTATGTGCAGCAGGAAATTTAGGGCCTGATACATCTACTATCCAAAATGTTGCCCCCTGGATTTTTACTGCTGCTGCTAGCAGTATTGATAGGCAATTTGAGACTGATGTTACATTGGGCAATGGCATGACAGTAAAG GGAATTTCTATCAACACATATTCACCCACAAAACAGATGTTTTCTTTAACAAGTGGAACATTAGCAGCCAATTCCAGTACCGGAGGAGCTTCCTATTTAAATGCCAG TGAGTGTGAAGAAGATAGTCTAAGCGCGATGAAGGTGAAGGGGAAAATAGTGTACTGTCTTGGATCAAATGGCCAGGATACCACAATAAGTGAAAACAAGGGAGCTGGAATCATTATGTCCGGTGACGATAGTTATTCCGACGAAGTGGCATTTTCTTATCTCATACCTGCAACGGTTGTCAATCAAAAGGACGGTCAAAACATAGATCTCTATATCAACTCCACCAG GGTGGCGAAAGGTATAATACACAAGTCCAGAAGCACTAACATGACTAATGCTCCCTTTATTGCATCATTCTCATCCAGAGGTCCCCAATCAATCTCCATGAACATCCTCAAG CCAGACATTGCTGCTCCAGGACTAAGCATCTTAGCTGCCTATTCACCATTAGTAACTTTGACCGGAGGCAAAACCGATGATCGATTTTCAATATATAACATAATATCAGGGACATCAATGTCTACTCCTCATGTTGCTGGTGCTATTGCTTATGTCAAGTCCTTTCATCCCGCCTGGTCACCTTCTGCTGTTAAATCCGCTCTCATGACCACGG CTACACCAATGAAGGTGAAGCCAATGGAGGCTGAACTGGCCACAGGAGCAGGCCAAATAAACCCGACAAAAGCATTGGACCCTGGCCTCATATACGAAATGAACCCAGGCTCCTATATTCGTTTTCTCTGCAAAGAAGGATATAACAGCACAACAATTCGCACAATAACTGGTGGCAAACACCTACATGATTGTTCAACTTTACGTGGTAGAGGATTCGACGGCCTCAATTATCCTTCAATGCAGATACAGCTTTCCCCAAACTCTACGAAgttttcagcttctttctttcGGACTGTCACCAATGTTGGGTCCGGAAGatcagaatatgaagccaaagTGATGTCACCCCAGGGTGTCTCTGTGAACGTTGTACCAAAAAAGTTGGTATTCGAAAGGCCACACCAGAAAAGGGCTTTCAAAGTTGTGGTAACAGGTAAATTTGGTGAAGACAAAAGTCAGGTGTTGTCAGGATCACTAGAGTGGAGTGATTCCATTCATAATGTGAAAAGTCCTATATTGATTTGTAAAACATTTTATCAACAGTAA
- the LOC141692173 gene encoding IQ domain-containing protein IQM3-like — MQNTFSSIPSSENLKSLSLSLSLSQLVTGNLYVRMEVASIYDHDSTRLAPFSSCYGAGDSTSVASALKSPENEELQQAGVKCEEFDSSDYSAAMKVQKFYRGYRTRRLLADSAVVAEELWWQAIDYARLNHSTISFFNFSKPETVSSRWTRVTLNASKVGKGLSKDAKAQKLAFQHWIEAIDPRHRYGHSLHLYYEEWCKTEAGQPFFYWLDIGDGKEVDLPKCPRSKLRQQCIKYLGPQEREQYEYVVVEGKIVHQTTGNFLDTNGVPGAKWIFVMSTSKKLYAGEKKKGVFHHSTFLAGGAALAAGRLVVENGILKSISAYSGHYRPTDERLDNFLSFLKDNGVILDEVEIRKSNEDYNNDDYIKPTKDGNAAEVLQDSNFCPPDILNSEDSIALNKKLEVPQNEARQSYRRTLSGGLQSPKAEVAKTAILQRINSKKAAKSYQLGHQLTLKWSTGVGPRIGCIADYPAELRAQALEFTSLSPRTPPTPMSYRKLGGLVSPKASPRASVVVTPTSDI, encoded by the exons ATGCAAAACACATTCTCATCCATTCCCTCCTCCGAAAAtctcaaatctctctctctctctctctctctctctcaactTGTAACAGGGAACTTGTACGTCAGAATGGAGGTTGCTTCAATTTATGATCATGATTCTACTAGACTGGCTCCATTCTCTTCTTGCTACGGTGCGGGTGACAGCACAAGCGTTGCTTCAGCTTTGAAATCCCCGGAAAATGAGGAGTTGCAGCAGGCTGGTGTGAAATGTGAAGAGTTTGACTCTAGTGATTATTCAGCGGCCATGAAAGTGCAGAAGTTCTATAGAGGTTATCGCACTCGCCGCTTGTTAGCTGATTCCGCTGTTGTTGCTGAGGAGCTCTG GTGGCAAGCAATCGACTATGCTCGATTGAATCACAGTACAATATCGTTTTTTAATTTCTCAAAACCAGAGACAGTTTCTTCGAGGTGGACTAGAGTAACGCTGAATGCCTCTAAG GTGGGGAAAGGTTTGTCGAAAGATGCCAAGGCACAGAAATTGGCTTTTCAGCACTGGATTGAAGCT ATCGATCCACGACATCGTTATGGACATAGCTTGCATTTGTATTATGAGGAGTGGTGCAAAACTGAAGCTGGACAACCCTTTTTCTACTG GTTGGATATTGGAGACGGTAAAGAGGTTGATCTTCCAAAATGTCCTAGATCAAAGCTTAGGCAACAATGTATTAAGTACCTTGGACCT CAAGAGAGAGAACAATATGAATATGTTGTGGTAGAAGGCAAAATAGTTCATCAGACGACAGGAAATTTTCTAGATACCAATGGAGTGCCAGGGGCGAAATGGATATTTGTCATGAGCACCTCCAAAAAACTCTATGCTGGGGAG AAAAAGAAAGGAGTTTTTCATCATTCAACCTTCCTCGCTGGAGGGGCAGCTTTAGCTGCTGGAAGGCTTGTGGTAGAGAATGGCATACTTAAG TCAATCTCAGCATACAGTGGACATTACCGGCCAACTGATGAAAGGCTTGACAACTTTCTATCATTTCTGAAGGATAATGGAGTGATCCTTGATGAAGTTGAA ATACGCAAGTCAAACGAAGATTATAATAATGATGATTACATTAAACCAACTAAAGATGGGAATGCAGCCGAAGTCTTGCAAGATTCAAATTTCTGCCCACCTGACATTCTCAACTCAGAGGATAGTATAGCATTGAATAAAAAACTTGAGGTTCCACAAAATGAAGCCCGGCAGAGTTACAGAAGGACTCTCTCTGGTGGTCTTCAGAGTCCTAAAGCTGAAGTGGCCAAGACAGCAATACTGCAAAGGATCAACTCTAAGAAGGCTGCAAAATCATACCAGTTAGGCCATCAACTCACCCTCAAATGGTCGACTGGTGTAGGTCCAAGAATTGGTTGCATCGCCGACTATCCTGCAGAATTGAGAGCACAAGCATTGGAGTTCACCAGCCTCTCCCCGAGAACTCCGCCAACACCAATGTCCTACAGGAAACTAGGCGGTCTTGTGTCACCTAAGGCTAGTCCTCGTGCATCAGTAGTAGTGACTCCAACTTCTGATATTTAA
- the LOC141693877 gene encoding uncharacterized protein LOC141693877 isoform X1, with amino-acid sequence MRKIMSVLSSYSKLGKILLCSQNPALLANEERIHKFLLQSTRVWNKLESFKASYEAVDLGKDICKKQQSRRSSSVLSFTMNNLHLVQLNGEKESNMMARKLIQADKKTELQPNPCSSKSCSTYVGTKTIQDLNIIPKQDFAVESQRHSVNECDMMVTKPKQAEEGTKFHLNYNCGRSSAPHLGWKARRRLNLLNEDEEERRIRRVLANRESARQAILRRQAHLQELARRAAELECENNNLKKEKELALKKYQSLRSTNEILKAQLKLKKVTVNVEVAETQEALKFKNARKPTPTCKSTPELYLSNQPSSLPYVVPFIIPGSVFVQSAPQNGILNTSQIYTTTHGKTSFLSEHKNPVGINVPGTPYILPHPWLFPLPYYANGVQSLDFASKRYISKESSTSSFQRTVADVKDDQRFPLKTVRGEASASTKKIGPSVEVYSGKASGKKHAHKHKVRSEGNKETVIGSSARQMDTIKSSSKFITSAAATGSSSQKNEDTTDGSLLQGQMDAFTAAEARKRRKEVIKTKNFHYARRSHVKI; translated from the exons ATGAGGAAAATCATGAGTGTCTTATCGTCCTACTCCAAACTAGGAAAAATATTATTGTGTTCTCAAAATCCAGCCTTGCTAGCAAATGAGGAGAG AATCCACAAGTTTCTATTACAATCCACAAGAGTCTGGAACAAACTTGAAAGCTTCAAGGCTTCATATGAGGCGGTGGACTTGGGGAAAGATATTTGCAAAAAACAACAATCAAGAAGAAGCAGTAGTGTTCTTAGTTTCACAATG AATAATTTACATTTAGTTCAGCTAAATGGTGAAAAGGAAAGTAATATGATGGCGAGAAAGCTGATACAGGCTGACAAAAAAACTGAACTTCAACCAAATCCTTGTAGCAGCAAAAGTTGTTCTACATATGTTGGCACCAAGACAATACAAGATTTGAACATTATCCCAAAG CAGGATTTTGCAGTTGAAAGTCAGCGACATTCTGTAAATGAATGTGATATGATGGTTACAAAACCAAAACAGGCAGAGGAAGGTACCAAATTTCATCTAAATTACAATTGTGGGAGAAGTTCTGCACCGCATCTTGGCTGGAAGGCTAGAAGGAGATTAAACTTGCTAAATGAG GATGAGGAGGAACGGAGAATCCGTCGGGTGTTAGCGAACAGAGAGTCAGCCAGACAGGCAATTCTTAGGAGGCAG GCTCATCTTCAGGAGCTAGCAAGAAGAGCTGCTGAACTAGAATGCGAAAATAACAATCTAAAGAAG GAAAAAGAGCTGGCCCTGAAAAAGTATCAATCTTTAAGGAGCACTAATGAGATCTTAAAAGCTCAG CTGAAATTGAAAAAGGTGACAGTAAATGTTGAAGTCGCAGAAACTCAAGAAGCTTTGAAGTTTAAAAATGCTCGCAAACCAACTCCAACATGTAAAAGTACTCCAGAACTTTATCTATCTAACCAGCCATCCAGTTTGCCATATGTCGTGCCATTTATTATTCCAGGTTCAGTTTTTGTCCAGTCTGCACCTCAAAATGGTATTCTAAATACGTCACAAATTTACACGACAACACATGGCAAGACTTCTTTTCTATCTGAGCATAAAAATCCCGTAGGGATAAATGTACCAGGGACTCCATATATACTCCCCCACCCTTGGTTGTTTCCTCTACCATATTATGCTAATGGAGTTCAGTCATTGGACTTTGCTAGTAAACGTTATATAAGTAAAGAGTCCAGTACCAGTTCATTTCAGAGGACTGTAGCTGATGTGAAGGACGATCAAAGATTCCCGCTCAAAACTGTAAGAGGTGAAGCTTCTGCCTCAACAAAAAAAATTGGACCTTCAGTAGAAGTGTACTCTGGAAAGGCTTCGGGGAAAAAACATGCTCATAAGCATAAAGTGAGATCAGAAGGAAACAAGGAAACTGTTATTGGTTCAAGTGCGAGGCAGATGGATACCATAAAGAGTAGTAGTAAATTCATAACTTCTGCAGCTGCTACCGGTAGTTCATCACAAAAAAATGAGGACACAACTGATGGTAGTCTGCTTCAGGGGCAAATGGATGCTTTTACAGCAGCAGAGGCCAGGAAGAGGAGGAAGGAAGTCATTAAAACGAAGAACTTTCACTATGCTCGTCGATCTCATGTTAAGATTTGA
- the LOC141693149 gene encoding cytochrome P450 94C1-like, translated as MEFNKTHWLLQSLHEPITFFLILVIIFCFYLFLKPRFCCNCNTCKTYLDSTWRHEFLNLCDWYTHLLRKSPTHTIHLHALGNIVTANLENIEYILKTRFDNYPKGKPFSVILGDLLGRGIFNVDGDLWRFQRKMASIELCRSSIRAYTFDVVNFEIENRLMPLLSSFADRKTSVLDLQDVFRRFTFDSICKISFGLDPKCLELCLPISEFADSFDLASKLSAERAMTTVPVIWKIKRLFNIGSERRLKKAIEMINVLAKEVIRQRRKKDLSNDHDLLSKFMDSCITDDDTLLRDIVISFVLAGRDSVASALTSLFWVLANHPLVSEAVRDEANRVIGTNLQITSIGQLQKLHYLQAVIYEGMRLYPPVQFDSKFCLEDDILPDGTFVKRGTRVTYHTYAMGRMKEYWGKDCLEFKPERWLKDGVFFQENPFKYPVFQAGVRVCLGKEMALLELKCVILCLLRRFDIQLSSPTHIPRFSPGLTATFSGGLPVLVRERIP; from the coding sequence ATGGAATTCAACAAGACTCATTGGTTGTTGCAGTCTCTTCATGAGCCAATCACATTTTTTCTCATTCTTGTCATCATCTTTTGCTTCTACTTATTCTTGAAACCAAGGTTTTGCTGCAACTGCAACACTTGCAAAACTTATCTCGACTCTACTTGGAGGCATGAATTCCTTAACTTATGTGATTGGTATACTCATCTTCTCCGAAAATCGCCTACTCACACCATACACTTACATGCTCTTGGAAACATTGTCACAGCTAACCTCGAAAACATCGAGTACATTCTCAAAACAAGATTTGATAATTACCCGAAAGGAAAACCTTTTTCGGTGATATTAGGTGATCTTTTGGGGAGAGGAATTTTTAACGTTGATGGCGATTTGTGGAGGTTCCAAAGAAAAATGGCTAGCATTGAGCTTTGCAGGAGCTCAATAAGAGCTTATACTTTTGATGTTGTTAATTTTGAGATTGAAAATCGCCTAATGCCACTATTATCGTCTTTTGCTGACAGAAAAACCAGCGTTTTGGATTTGCAAGATGTTTTTCGTCGATTTACATTTGATAGTATTTGTAAAATTTCATTCGGGTTGGATCCCAAGTGTCTTGAGTTGTGCCTTCCAATATCTGAATTCGCAGACTCGTTCGACTTGGCCTCAAAGTTGTCCGCTGAGAGAGCTATGACAACGGTTCCTGTAATTTGGAAGATAAAAAGATTGTTCAATATTGGTAGTGAAAGAAGACTAAAGAAGGCAATAGAGATGATCAATGTACTAGCTAAAGAAGTGATTCGACAAAGGCGAAAAAAGGACTTATCAAATGATCATGATCTTCTTTCCAAGTTCATGGACAGTTGCATAACCGACGATGACACATTACTCAGAGACATTGTCATTAGTTTTGTGTTAGCCGGGCGTGACTCTGTTGCATCAGCCCTTACTAGCCTGTTTTGGGTACTGGCTAATCACCCATTGGTCAGTGAAGCAGTCCGGGATGAGGCGAATCGAGTCATTGGTACCAACTTACAAATCACTAGTATAGGACAATTGCAAAAACTACATTACTTGCAAGCTGTAATATATGAAGGTATGAGATTGTATCCTCCTGTACAATTTGATTCCAAATTTTGTTTAGAGGACGATATTTTACCTGACGGTACATTTGTGAAGAGGGGAACAAGGGTTACGTATCATACGTACGCAATGGGTCGAATGAAAGAATACTGGGGAAAGGATTGTTTAGAGTTTAAGCCTGAAAGATGGTTAAAAGATGGTGTATTTTTCCAGGAGAATCCTTTCAAGTATCCTGTGTTTCAAGCTGGAGTGAGGGTCTGTTTAGGAAAAGAAATGGCTCTGTTAGAGCTGAAATGTGTTATACTCTGCCTATTACGACGCTTTGATATTCAGTTGTCTTCTCCAACTCACATTCCCCGATTCTCTCCGGGGCTCACCGCAACATTTAGCGGCGGATTACCGGTACTGGTTCGTGAAAGAATACCCTAA